One Physeter macrocephalus isolate SW-GA chromosome 7, ASM283717v5, whole genome shotgun sequence genomic window, tttttaatataacagaATGGTAGTctttggaaaggaaaataaatttttctagCTTTCACTGATTTCTCCACCAGTTAttcctgaaaaaggaaaaaaaaaatattagttttgcGTAAAACGTACCAAATGACTTGTATTATagagaattgcttttgctgctttATGATTTTAATGTTAAGGGACTATATTGAATAGTCATGTACAAATCCATGCTATAATTCAACGACACATTTAAGGGAATCAagcttgttttcctctctcttcttgtaGATATTATGCATTCTTGTAACAATTTAAAAGTGCAATGTTAATTCAATGCTATGATTTattttgcatgtatatatgtattatacagaacttttttgtgtgtgagtgttGGGTTCAGATCAATAGTCTCCTAATACTGAATGACTTGAAGTAGAATTCCTTCTCTGCCTTAAGAGACTTTTCCAGAAAAGTAGTACTCTTTCCTTTATCTGTTGTGaattaagtaattaatataaTAAGGAATGAAATGCAAATGCTTATTGAAAATATGAAATTGTTAAATTTACGTAATATCTTGAACTATTCCCTAATCAATATCCTTTTATCTTATataagagtaaaacaaataaaaaccccaaagaatATAGCAGTAGACAGGGTTTAACTCAACATTTAAGCCTTTTAATTTCCTTGGCAAAGCTGCTGTTAAGAGGCATCATCAACAATACTAAAGGCTCTCAAGTTTGGTCTTCAATTCTACTTTAAGTACTGATGTCACCTCAGTAGAAATTCTGATTTGGCTGACAGTCAAATAAAGCCTTGCCATTTTCCTGTCCAGTGAATGTTTATAACAGTAAAACAGCTTTACAAAGGGATAAAGGAATAAGAGCTTGGAATGAGTGTAACCAATGAGCTAGTTGACCAGTGCCTTTCTTCCCAGGACAGTGTGTAATGACAAATGGGAGgcaaggctggggcaggggaagaggtGGGGACAGGAGATTTGAAATCTAAATTGTCTctttggttatttgttttctaaagcagtggttctcaatgtgGGGTAAGAATGGCAGTtgaataaataacatacaaaatgATCTGTGAGAACTTTAACAATGGCTTCTTTCACCCATAACTCAACCCCCTCCCCCCTATGGAAGTTTCTTCCCTATATTGGCCTCTATTATTTTAGGATATTCAACTCATAATCCATTTGGATCATTGTCAGGAAGAACTGTCCAAAAGTTGCCTGAGTTTCTTACACAGGGTATGGATTCCTAATTTCAGAGATCTTAGGCACAGACTGGCAGTATCTCTCCATACCCCACTTTCTGAATTTcatatagtaaaaatatattcaaaagtgGGTTCAGAAGATGACATCTATataattcatgattttaaaatcttgtgATCACGTATGACTTACAGAAACAAATGCATGGTACTCTCTTCTcttgaaaatttcatttctttacctaaaaaacaaaacaaaacaaacaacaacaacaaaatgataaaatgtactTCATTTCCTAGTATTGGGCCTATCTTTTCTGGGTAATCTTTATTCCTTAAGAAGTTGTGCCCTGGTGATTTCTTCATAACTCATATTTAAAATAGTCTAAGCCATCAGACTTAGCTTTTGGAAATAAAGAACTGGTCAAATTACTCAGTGAAGGTCCTTTATAAATTCCTTTGGCTACAGGAAACAGTCTAAGATATTTAGCAGTGTTTTCAAGGCCCTcttttatcaatttctttttacCCAtactttcttaaatttctctctACCTTCGTGTGAATCATGAACTACAGGTATGTATATACTGGTAGAAGGAGAGTGCTTTGTGTCAAAGAAACCTACTGAAAAAACACGTTAATGTGTGGAGTATTGGAGAATAAGGATGGCTCTTCAGACTTCTCTGGAGCAGTTCCAAGGAACCATTTAACTTGATCCTGATCCCTATCAGAACAAGGGAACAAGAAGAAAAGTTGGTACCCCCTTCTAAGAAACAACTACTAGGAGTATTCAATTAGTAACAATATACTTTAGAAATTATTCACTGTTGGATTTAAGCTCTCATTTGTCTGCAGCCTGTGCCCAGGGTTCAGAGTATCTTCGAAGTACTTTGGAATCCCACTTTCCCTTTTATAAAATAGGCACATTTACTAAAACTTGGGGACAAAgtgcttctaaatatttttcaaaaaatcattgTTTCTAAAAAGTTTAGAGAACTATTCTTTAGGTCAATATGAGTAACAGAAACTGcctgaaacaaatttaaaaataacaaaaatatgagaAGCAACAGTTTCTCAAGATCTAAACATCAAGTTATGAAGAACAGCAACCCCTAAGAGACAGGAAGCAAAGGAGATGAACCCTATGATTGTCCTATCTTACTGCCTGGATTGTTTCCAGGACTTAGTGAAGGGAGATGGACCTGGGTGCCCAGGAAGACCAAGATAGCTGAAATTCaatgggcagagaatctgaagGAAAAAGGGGGACAAAGACATAGATACAAAGATCTATAAAGGTTAGCCTATGTTCATAgaatcattatttacaatagccaaggtatggaaacaatgcatgtgtccatcaatagatgaatggataaagatgtgatatatatatatatatatacacacacacacacacaattgaatattgctcagccataatcAAGAATGAAATTCTCCCATCTGCAACAATGTGAATGGACGTaggagtattatgcttagtgaaataagtcagacagagaaagacaaatactctatgttatcacttatatatgggatctaaaaattaaaacaaataaatgtatataacaaaacagaaaaagacttacaattatagagaacaaactagtggttatcaatggggagaaggaagggaggaggggcaagataggggtatgggattaggAGATACAAactcctatgtataaaatagataagcaacaaaaatatattgtatagcacagggaaatatagccactgttttgtaataactgtttttttctttcaattttttttcttattagttatctattttatacatattagtgtatatggagtataatctataaaaatatcaaatcactatgatgTAGGATTAGGAGATACAAactcctatgtataaaatagataagcaacaaaaatatattgtatagcacagggaaatatagccactgttttgtaataactttttttctttcaatttttttttcttattagttatctattttatacatattagtgtatatggagtataatttataaaaatatcaaatcactatgatgtatacctaaaactaatatatcgtaaatcaactatactttaatataaataaattaaataataaataaataaataaataggttttcCTAAGGTTTTCAACCTAGTATATATTATTCATATGAAGATACGACCTCAGGTCAGGTAAAGAACCACCTGGAAGGACAAAATGGAACAATATCTAGTGCTCACACAGGGCAGGAAAAAGTTTTTGATCACACAAGCCAGAGTAAAAAAAGCTCAGATTTCACAGGGCACTCAGAATAGTTTGATCTCTGCAGTGGGAAAAATTAGCCTTAGATCAAAATGTTTCTCTGTTCCTGTTTACTAAAGGTGAAAATCACAGTAACCTAAGGGTATCCTAGAATAAAAACTTTCCCCTAATGTCAGAAACAAGGCAGGGCTGTCCATCTAATCCCTTTTATTGAATATTGAACTGCACAATTTAAGCCAGTACAGTACGCAATATATAAttggatataaataaatggcatcaagtttggaaattaaaatgttcatcAGCAAATGAATGGGTAAAAATTTATGATACATTCATATAATCTAATACtactttccaaaaaaaataaaaagactgaactATCGATATGCATAActacatggataaatctcaaaataattgtgctgagtgaaagaagccagacacgaaaaagtatatacagtatgattctacctatataaaattctggaaaatgcaaaccaaTCTGTACTGACAGAAAATAGATCAAGGACAGGaaaaaaggggagggtgggaatatttaaaaaaacaggaggAACCTTCTGGCTGTGATGAATATATTCATTATCCTGGTGATTTTTTTcatgggtgtatatatatgtcaaaacttaccaaaGTATACACTTTCagtatttgtagttttctgtatGTCattgtatctcagtaaagctgttcaAAATATTTCAGCTGATACAGTATATGTTTGCTTGTGGAGAGACTGTTTCTTTCCTGCTCCTACACCTCTCACGCATCACAGGAGTAAGACTGAGGCAACCCACCTGGTCAAGAGAAGTAGAGGACTGAGGTCCTGGGGCAGCTGCTGCAGTTTCTGCTTCATCAGGCTCTGTCACAGCAGGTGGCTCAGTCTCTGGGATAGTAGGTGGGTTTGTAGTAGGTGGGGCAAGAGGCTTAGGTACATATGGATTGGCTGCAGTAGGTGCAGCTCTATCAGGTGGGAAATAAGGTCCCATAGGTCTTTTTGAGGGAGGAAGAAGGCGGAAAGCCCAAGGAGGGAGAGGATGACGGGACAACCAAGAAGGTATGGGAAAAGTATGAATGTGGTAGATGGGGGCTCCAGGAGCAGTGAGAACCCAGGGATATGGGGGTACCCCGGCATCACGGTCAGGATTCCCAGGGTAATTGGGGAACTTATTCCTTGTAGCATAGACAGGAGGAGCGAAATCACTGTCTGGCATGGGTTAAGGAATATTCAGAGTTGGGTTAACTGGGTAAGGACTGCCAGGATTGCCGCTGTAATCCTAAATGAGAGCAAAGAAGTCAGTTAAAGTTATTGCCTCTATCTTATCTCTACATTACTTATGTTATGACTGTGATGATGTACAATgagtaaaagttattttttaaagaatcccaGTTTAGTCTCATTCTCAAGGCTAATGTGCTTGCATCACTTACAAAATAAGAACTAATCATTTCTGAAGAAAATTGAATAAACCTCAATGtagaaggaaatattttgtgTGTCGGTGAATTGGAGTGTTATAAACTGCACAATATGCCAGCTAGGCCAGGACaacaatagaagaaaagaagatgaaCAGTATAGGATCAGTCCTTCCAAGCCTCCTTATCTGCACAGCACGCCTAGCTGGATGCCCTCAGGACCCGCTGAGTCTCTAAAGTGCCCCCAGGGGTGCCTTCACTTAGTTATACCTTTTCTAGCTGTCCTTCTGAATTCCTCCTACCCTTCCTCAAAGCTTCTGCTCCTTCAAGGCTAGGCATCTTAAATTGTTATTAAGAAGGAAAGCAGACTGGATGTGGATGATGactgctggtttttttttttttttccaattgagatataattggctaTGGTTAACAATACCGTATTGTGTGTTTAacagttgctaagagagcagatcttaaaagttttcatcacgaGAGAAAAGTGTAACTATacgtggtgatggatgttaactaattgtgatgatcatttcacaatatatactaTGGGCTTTTCGTATTTAATTTTCCCAATAgtgtttgtgttttaaatgagaaaattctaaatattacTAATGCATTTACTATTACATTTCACATGATTATTTTTTGGTAGAAGGACctcctcattttcctttaatttctctagCTTTGTCTATTACATGTATGTAAAACTGTCAGGGAGCTCCAAGGTCACAACCTTATGtaagaatttttagaaaattaagacatttcttAGTCTCACACACATGAAGTTTTATTTCGTATTATAACTTTGTCAGTTTTCTGAGCAAATTTGGTAcgtatttgtttatatattaagACTCTAGATTCTTTGATTCATTGCATAGCCCAATTATAattcaagaaagtaaaaatttatataacataaatatcatttaaaatataataagccATACTTAATATTTCTTATCATACGTTTATTTTAATGGTAACTGGTTGATGGagctattttcttttaatgtattccAAGTTAACCTGTCTGTAATATGCACTGTTGATAAACATAGACCCAATTTTCATATTTGTTGGAAAATACTGCCTTTTTTAAATCAGCAATACATTTCTAtgatataaaactttatttatgggcttccctggtggcgcagtggttgagagtccgcctgccgatgcaggggatacNNNNNNNNNNNNNNNNNNNNNNNNNNNNNNNNNNNNNNNNNNNNNNNNNNNNNNNNNNNNNNNNNNNNNNNNNNNNNNNNNNNNNNNNNNNNNNNNNNNNNNNNNNNNNNNNNNNNNNNNNNNNNNNNNNNNNNNNNNNNNNNNNNNNNNNNNNNNNNNNNNNNNNNNNNNNNNNNNNNNNNNNNNNNNNNNNNNNNNNNNNNNNNNNNNNNNNNNNNNNNNNNNNNNNNNNNNNacgggctcgtgccccggtctgggaggatcccacatgccgcggagcggctgggcccgtgagccatggccgctgcgcctgcgcgtctggagcctgtgctctgcaacgggataggccgcaacagtgagaggcccgcgtaccaaaaaaaacagaagcaaagaaaccctttatttatatagttttcatttaaaagtatttaccTAATGAATTGGCAGTGAAATTGGGCAGGATATCAACATGAATAAAAAATTACAGtatgtgtaaatataaatatgctcATCCTTatagatgcatttttaaatgagacCATCACAGCAAGAAAAGATAACATGTTATGAAATTATTTAGCTTTTCAGGGAAAAATTTAATAATACtgaattatttaatgttattagacagaaaatgctattttaaaaagaaaattaataattaaaatatatttatatttcttaaaatataaacaaatatagatatattttaccTCTTCACTGGATGAGACAAAATtctaaaacaacaaagaaaacaaagttggTTTTAAGTTTCAGGCccctgaaaaaaatctttcttcagATCTCTACTGGCATTCAGAGTGACTATAACTGCCAAAACTCTCTGAGTaacctggaattttctttcttaagCAATATAgttgtttgctttgctttcctATGACTGTGTAGACCCAGTCCTGTTATTCTAAATACCTTATTACAAAGTAGATCGGCAATGACCGATTTTAATGTCCTACTGGTTCCAGTGTTTCTACACtctctttaaattttcttgttcATAACTATTTACAAATACTTATGTACAGGGAACCAAGTGTTTTGATTAATTCTGTGGCTAGTGACTTATTTACACCAGATATTTCCATTAGATCATCATTTAGGTTTATCACAAAATCCCTAGGGACTAAACAAGGCTTTTCAATATAACTTCTCAATGAATGTAGATTTTTCCTCAGTAGCTTTgggatattttgtttttcttgatagattttcaatatttttttttaaagtaaaatatgagTGCCTCCTCTGTGCTGTCCACATGATAGATCTTAGGTATTGAAAGAACAGACAAGGTTTCTTTGCTTGTGTCTGGGTTACTGTTTCCCAGCTCTCAAGcttcttcattaaaatttaatattgtgTATCATATTCTTTCCAATTTTAGGTTGGTTTCCTGAATTgctgagataaaatatttgctcCTGGATCATATTGTCACCTGAAGGTATGATGCATAATACACAAGTGATAGATGTTCCAGAGTGTTCACAGAGACAAATGTCAATGATTCATACTGTGACCAGAGAGCCCTAGATTCTTATGATTAAAATCTTAACTCTTATAAGAAATTCAAAGTAGTATCTCATATTGTTTtcgtttaaaaaattattttcaaaacctTTCTACTTCTTCTCCATATATCTAATGGTATTTGGTTCAAACTGTGCACATCCAGATCATATCTCTTGGCCTTTCCTTGCTAGATTGCCATGTTTATCTACTGCATGCTTGTGGATAGATACCAGTATCATTTTCTTAGCATGCTTCTGTCATCAGAATTGAGGCAAAAATgacaaagaactaaaaaaattctaatatcaGTCAAGTTATGAATGTTTTGGTGTCCTGCGTCGTGATAATTTATGAGTATTTGCTGCACAGAAGTCATTTAACATTTTGGGACATACTCCTCCTGCTGGTAGTTCCTAGGTCATGCTTTCTTCTGCTCTAATCTTTCATACAGGCAAAGCCTTCCCAGATTAATCACTTAGTTTGCTGAAGTAAACTTAGTACAGTATTGTCATAAAATTTTATAGAGACATGAGGAGGAAACGTGGGTATAGCAAAAATTTTATCACACTCTAAAGGGAGTACACTTACTTAATGCTTCtgctcatttaaaagaaataaagaccttACAGTAAATATGTTTAACACAAATATATTTAGACTCCACAGATATTTTTCTATCAAATAAGGAGAGATTAATAGCATTAATATTTTAACAGCAATAGTTGTCACAAAATTGCCTTGTAAAAAATCagagagttttaaaatgtaaaatatactttaaggtaaaaacaaatacatttatacacaGATGAAAAAAGAGTTTTACCTCATCAATGAAGTAGAAACACTtctaaaacaaaaggaaaaatattaattcactaTGGTTATTCATTTGAAAACATCTGTACCCAGATTTTTTTACTGAAGAATTTGTACAACTGTATTATTAATATAGTTAATTTCTTCTTGAAATATAAATCACTAGtataaattatttgtttgttattgttatcatcattatATGTTTTTAACATAGACCATTGTCTCAGGAAATTTTATATTGCCTGATAGattttggtttgtaattttctacATGTACATAAATCTTACCATCTGAAAAATCATTCAGTCTTTTTCATATATCTTGTTTTGCTGTTCTCTTTCACCTCTCAGGTTTTgtttgcatttgtgtgtgtgtttgtgtgtatgtatgtggtttGTAGCCACCTCTTAACAGTTGCAGAAGGACCATATGTCCAGTTGTTTTCCAGTTAAGCTTCAATATCTTTTATGAATTTCTCACAGATTATACAACAGAGCATGAGATAAGAATGACAAGATAGTGTAGGAAACTCATCATTTACTATTTTAACAATTAGAGTTTAATTCAGGTGATTTTAGGAGATTggaaaatatcttgaaatttgCACAGGGTGATAATTAGTAGTATCAGTCAATAATCagataataatagttaataatatcAAGTAGCATTTGAGCTCCTACTATATCCTAGGTGCTCTGTTAAGTACTTTACataattatcatatttaatcTTCAAAGCCATCCTATGGAGTAGATGtcataaatttctctttttccaaaagAGGATATTTAGCTCACTTGTTGGCTAGGATTAAGAATTTTCCATCAGCTATTTCTTACATTAGAGGCTCATCTATTTATAATACACTGGTAGTCATTATGTCCATTTACTTTAACTCCATCAAGTATTCCCTGTGACTCTACATATATACCTCCAGCAGTGGGACTTCACTGCCAGAGGAAGCCTAATCTAGTTTTCTATAATTTGAAGACATAACCAATGAAGATCATCTACATGGAATTTTGGTTCcctttaattttatctttctccaGCCCATTGCATTTCTGAATTCACTTCTTCTCCttgctgtttattcattttcagattacacaactttttaaattcagatttttaaaaatttcttttgaaaagtttgGCAAAGCAAACCACATGCCCATTAACATATCTCTCTGCTGCATCATTATCAACACTCTAATAATTTATATCATTAACACGAATCCCTGTCTAAATTACTTGATGGGTATATTATTGCTGTAATTTAAAAAGTCCATTTACTCACCCTTGCAGAAGCAACACACACAATGCAGGCCCAAAATAAAAGCTTCATTTTGATTGACCCTATGaacattaatattataaattggttgtttctgaaaatatacaatatattttgtaCTTCTCTTCTAGAGAGTGACAAAAGAATGTATGGCTTTATTAGTCtgactaggaagacccttcacctAAAATCTGGTCCCGCTATTTAACTACTGTCAGCATTACCTAACATAAATGACATCAAAGCCCAAACTATGTTTTTTGGCAGATGTCTTTCAACAACTAATTGGCTTCTGGCTAAACTTCCTTAAGTGGAAGTCACCTCATTTACTTACCTAGGGATACACTTTGCAATTAATTTGTCTTGGAGGGCTTACCAGGAAATAAAATTGCTTAAAAGTAGCCATTCTATGGGTGCTttgttgagattttctttttatagattcaCTGGGAGATTGGTATCACCTACTGGGAAACATTTCAGGTCCTAAAGGTGTTTTCACCATGTGCTATGGCATAAAATTTTAGGAGCTATGATAAATGCTATGCTCCAGTTTAATTTACTGTAATAAAATATTAGGTCCtaaatatatggaatatatgGAATTCATCCAAATACCAGATAATGTTTTAACACTGGGGACTCAAGTGAAGCTCTGCTTACACGTTACCCCTAATAttgcttacattttaatttgggAAGCTAACCATATAGAGAGAGTTTCATAAGTCAATTGGGTATGTCTGTCTAATATTGGGGGACAGAAATTTAGGGCTGAAGTTATCTAGATAATTAGGACTTGATTTTAATCAGCTCACTGTATGTggcaattaaaatgtttaaagtggataagatcatttaagaaaaaatatgttgaatttgaAAAGAAGTGGTTGAGGTCAGAGCCCTAGAGAACATCAATGTTTgtgcaggagaaagaaaagaagtcctGCAAAATACCTATAAAAAGGAGCTagataaagactgttataagaatTACCAGGAAGTAAATATCAACAGGTCCAAGTAGAATGATGCCCCTGGGGGCAACTTATTCTTTTTCTACTAAAATGTCCTCATCTGCAAGGTATAATATTAATAGCTATTAGAAATATGAGTAATATTAATAATTGTAAGGATAATTgagacaaatatataaattaccCTGCACATAGCTGTTCAATTGGTTTTAGATATGATAATCATAATTATTACTTTGCCCCACTGAACATCATTGAAAAGGATAGATtacagaggaaattttaaaaagcaccaaaAGAGCTGTTAGCTTTGAACTAGAGGAAGATCACCACATCCCTTGAGACTTGAAGGAGACAGTTAAAGTTACGTTCAGAGTTAGATCAAGTTATTGAAGTGTCATACTAGGGAGGGGATAGTGTTTAGGCTTGATGCACACAATATTTGTCAATAAAGTAGAAAGgcaaatttttttccagtgagaTAATTGGAAGTTTAGGGAGTGTTAAAGAAGGCAGCTAACTCTAATGCCAACAAGACAAAGTTTGATAAGTAGTCTTTGGTGACCaacaatgttaaaaaacaaacttacttTAGTGCTCAGCTCCTTGCATGGAGTGGCAATAGAAATTTAGTTCCTGGTTGGATGTTTTCCAGTAGGATTAAGTGCAGAGGTGCAAAGAGTTACATGAGTTATCAAGacgatattttaaaaaatcaagggtGAATTCTGAGCTGTGCAAGAAAGGAAGTGAGATGAATAAGAAATAGAATGGAATGTAATCAGAGTGTTAAGGGATGGAGTGTTCTacgaagacaaagaaaaaaagggatggaGTGTTCTacgaagacaaagaaaaattctcttagcttctacCTCTTACCCTTTCAAAATATATGGCATATGTTACTTCCTTCTGAAAAACACTTCAGTGTTCACTTCACTTCTTGAATAAGAAGTGAGGCTAAGAGGGCTTGGATAGAATAGAATACAATGAGAGGGTTAAAGGATTGGAGTATTCTACCGTGTCAGAGAAAAATCTCcaattttcaaatcttttcacCAAAGGTACATATCATATAATGTCACTCCCCTGTGAAAACTCCTCCAGTGTCTTCCCATCATAAGCAGATGCTTAACACAAATTTCTAAGCTCAAGTAATTTTCATCTTTATCCCTTCCTCCTAAATCcaatttcctttatctttcccTATCTCTTTGTCTTCTTGGACATGTCACCCCCTTAGAGTTTTCCCTTACATTCCATGCATTAATCCACTTATTTGCTTTTCCTGTTTCTCCATTTGTTGATACCATTAATGGGGGGCCTTGGAAGGTTTATGTTCTCAATGCCTGACTCCCTAATTTAGTGTGACAATGTGACCTGGGAGAGGAGGATTGAGGGCTCTGGTGAAGGT contains:
- the PRR27 gene encoding proline-rich protein 27, which translates into the protein MPDSDFAPPVYATRNKFPNYPGNPDRDAGVPPYPWVLTAPGAPIYHIHTFPIPSWLSRHPLPPWAFRLLPPSKRPMGPYFPPDRAAPTAANPYVPKPLAPPTTNPPTIPETEPPAVTEPDEAETAAAAPGPQSSTSLDQVGCLSLTPVMRERCRSRKETVSPQANIYCIS